The following are encoded in a window of Halosolutus halophilus genomic DNA:
- a CDS encoding (2Fe-2S)-binding protein, protein MQFTLTVNGESMDVDAAPEDNLASVLRREGYTGVKCGCDGGVCGASKVLIGGDARMACGTTVREADGASIRTIEGLGTQDDLHPIQQAFVDHFAVQCGFCIPGMIIQAKALLEETPDPSEADVRAAIDDNLCRCTGYQKPVEAILDAAERMNGDGTVATDGGTSPASTAREATERSGETHD, encoded by the coding sequence GTGCAGTTCACCCTGACCGTCAACGGCGAATCGATGGACGTCGACGCGGCGCCGGAGGACAACCTCGCGTCGGTGTTGCGACGCGAAGGCTACACGGGCGTGAAGTGCGGCTGTGACGGCGGCGTCTGCGGGGCCTCGAAGGTACTCATCGGGGGCGACGCCCGGATGGCCTGCGGGACGACCGTCCGGGAGGCCGACGGCGCGTCCATCCGGACGATCGAGGGCCTCGGCACGCAGGACGACCTCCATCCGATCCAGCAGGCGTTCGTCGATCACTTCGCGGTCCAGTGTGGGTTCTGTATCCCGGGGATGATCATCCAGGCGAAAGCGTTGCTCGAGGAGACCCCGGACCCGAGCGAAGCCGACGTTCGAGCGGCGATCGACGACAACCTGTGTCGGTGTACCGGCTACCAGAAACCAGTCGAAGCGATACTCGACGCCGCCGAGCGGATGAACGGCGACGGGACCGTCGCGACGGACGGCGGCACGTCGCCCGCATCCACCGCTCGAGAGGCGACCGAACGCAGCGGTGAGACGCATGACTGA
- a CDS encoding xanthine dehydrogenase family protein molybdopterin-binding subunit, with translation MTDPDDPKPDGGTASRSERESPEFEDHPLEWDEPENNDLEPDERASVSRPAQKDDDPKLVTGQAKYTADYEQRFPDLAHAAVVRSEIPHGYVTDVDASAAEGMDAVHAVLTPWSEETPDAKYTSAGQSYPEPSPWDMNVLNDHVRYVGDPIAAVAADDAETARTAADSIEVEYEEDDYVLDPEEAYSEDAPRLFDDDEVENEIVGHDYSRNRMSRIDGEIGDVDDALERDDVHVHETEWETIRQSHAQIEPHTSLAYTDEDDRHVLVTSTQVPNHTRRQLAHLFDIPIRDIRVSKPRVGGGFGGKQAMVVEPIPLALSLAADRPVIYEATREEEFHAMRSRHPMNVRARTAVTEDGSIEAIDLYALSNTGAYGSHGMTVAGNVGSKPMPLYSKVPNARFEADIVHTNTPQTGAMRGYGAPQGTLALEGHLDEVARDLDLDPVEFRQRHYMEVGDLDEIAGMMGGEGAERRIRSCGLDECIERGKEAIGWDALEQPDEEHRHRGIGMALSAQGTGVAGDELGAAQLMMNEDGSFHLHVGGVDIGTGADTAFIQIAAEVLGCEETDIVIKSSDTDVTPFDYGAYASSTTYISGMAVKKAAEDAKGRILYWGSKLLEEPESNLDTGDGTVYSEETGASVSLEEIGYEAAYGHDEREHILGKGTHCTEESPPPFAAQFADVTVDEETGEFDVNKLVVAVDCGVAINPGMAEGQVEGANHMSYEMAVCEGITFDDEGRAEVTSFDEYDWPTAAETPTIESILVETHEPTGPFGAKSVAEVPTNTVPPALSNAIREAVGVRITDMPITAAKIKSALEADD, from the coding sequence ATGACTGATCCAGACGATCCGAAACCCGACGGCGGTACCGCATCGCGTTCGGAGAGGGAGTCCCCCGAGTTCGAGGACCATCCCCTCGAGTGGGACGAACCCGAGAACAACGACCTGGAACCCGACGAGCGAGCCAGCGTCTCGCGACCGGCCCAGAAAGACGACGATCCGAAACTCGTCACCGGGCAGGCGAAGTACACCGCCGATTACGAGCAACGGTTCCCCGACCTCGCACACGCCGCGGTCGTTCGCAGCGAGATCCCACACGGCTACGTGACCGACGTCGACGCGAGCGCGGCCGAGGGGATGGACGCGGTCCACGCGGTCCTGACGCCGTGGTCCGAGGAGACCCCCGACGCGAAGTACACGAGCGCGGGCCAGTCCTACCCCGAACCGAGTCCGTGGGACATGAACGTGCTCAACGACCACGTCCGCTACGTCGGCGATCCGATCGCGGCGGTGGCGGCGGACGACGCCGAGACCGCACGCACCGCGGCCGACAGCATCGAGGTCGAGTACGAGGAGGACGACTACGTGCTCGACCCCGAGGAGGCCTACTCCGAGGACGCACCGCGGCTGTTCGACGACGACGAGGTCGAGAACGAGATCGTCGGGCACGACTACAGCCGCAACCGGATGTCCCGGATCGACGGCGAGATCGGCGACGTCGACGACGCCCTCGAGCGCGACGACGTCCACGTCCACGAGACCGAGTGGGAGACGATCCGCCAGTCACACGCCCAGATCGAGCCCCACACCTCCCTCGCGTACACCGACGAGGACGACCGACACGTGCTCGTCACGAGTACGCAGGTGCCGAACCACACGCGGCGGCAACTGGCTCACCTGTTCGACATCCCCATCCGGGATATCCGCGTCTCGAAGCCCCGGGTCGGCGGCGGCTTCGGCGGTAAACAGGCGATGGTCGTCGAGCCGATTCCGCTCGCACTGTCCCTCGCGGCCGATCGGCCCGTGATCTACGAAGCCACGCGCGAAGAGGAGTTCCACGCGATGCGCTCGCGTCACCCGATGAACGTCCGGGCGCGCACCGCGGTCACCGAGGACGGATCTATCGAAGCGATCGATCTGTACGCGCTCTCGAACACGGGTGCGTACGGGAGCCACGGGATGACGGTCGCGGGGAACGTCGGCAGCAAGCCGATGCCGCTGTACTCGAAGGTCCCGAACGCACGATTCGAAGCCGACATCGTCCACACGAACACCCCTCAGACCGGCGCGATGCGCGGCTACGGCGCACCGCAGGGAACCCTGGCACTCGAAGGCCACCTCGACGAGGTCGCCCGCGACCTCGACCTGGATCCCGTCGAGTTCCGGCAGCGACACTACATGGAGGTCGGCGACCTCGACGAAATCGCCGGCATGATGGGCGGCGAAGGCGCGGAACGACGGATTCGATCGTGCGGCCTCGACGAGTGTATCGAACGCGGCAAGGAGGCGATCGGCTGGGACGCCCTCGAGCAACCCGACGAGGAGCACCGCCACCGCGGCATCGGGATGGCGCTCTCGGCACAGGGAACCGGCGTCGCGGGCGACGAACTCGGGGCCGCCCAGCTAATGATGAACGAGGACGGCTCGTTCCACCTCCACGTCGGCGGCGTCGACATCGGAACGGGGGCGGACACGGCGTTCATCCAGATCGCAGCCGAAGTGCTGGGTTGTGAGGAGACGGACATCGTGATCAAGTCGTCGGACACGGACGTCACGCCGTTCGACTACGGCGCGTACGCCTCCTCGACGACCTACATCAGCGGCATGGCGGTCAAGAAGGCCGCGGAAGACGCGAAAGGGCGGATCCTCTACTGGGGCTCGAAGCTCCTCGAAGAGCCCGAGTCGAACCTCGACACCGGAGATGGGACGGTCTACAGCGAGGAGACGGGTGCGAGCGTAAGCCTCGAGGAGATCGGCTACGAGGCCGCCTACGGCCACGACGAGCGCGAACACATCCTCGGCAAGGGAACCCACTGTACGGAGGAAAGTCCGCCGCCGTTCGCCGCGCAGTTCGCGGACGTCACCGTCGACGAGGAGACCGGCGAGTTCGACGTCAACAAACTCGTCGTCGCGGTCGACTGCGGCGTCGCGATCAATCCGGGAATGGCGGAGGGGCAGGTCGAAGGCGCGAACCACATGAGCTACGAGATGGCCGTCTGCGAGGGCATCACGTTCGACGACGAGGGTCGAGCGGAGGTGACGAGTTTCGACGAGTACGACTGGCCGACGGCGGCGGAGACGCCCACGATCGAGTCGATCCTGGTCGAGACCCACGAACCGACGGGGCCGTTCGGCGCGAAGTCCGTCGCGGAGGTACCGACGAACACGGTTCCGCCCGCGCTGAGCAACGCCATCCGGGAGGCGGTCGGGGTCCGCATCACCGACATGCCGATCACCGCGGCGAAGATCAAATCCGCGCTCGAGGCCGACGACTGA
- a CDS encoding (2Fe-2S)-binding protein encodes MHIDCTINGNERTFEVSKTDLLLDVLRRDGYTGAKRGCDTGACGMCAVQIDGEPAMSCVTPVVKVDGATIETIEGLGTQDDLHPVQQAFVDNSALQCGFCIPGMIMRSKALLEENPSPSEAEVREALSDNLCRCTGYKKIVEAVLDASERMADRGVAADGGRSSDRGDDCRCAGATGKTGPDSRGETRR; translated from the coding sequence ATGCACATCGACTGTACGATCAACGGTAATGAGCGGACGTTCGAGGTATCGAAGACCGATCTCCTCCTCGACGTGTTGCGTCGAGACGGGTACACAGGTGCCAAGCGAGGGTGTGACACCGGCGCGTGCGGCATGTGTGCGGTCCAGATCGACGGCGAACCGGCGATGTCGTGCGTGACGCCGGTCGTGAAAGTCGACGGCGCGACCATCGAGACGATCGAGGGACTCGGCACGCAGGACGACCTCCACCCGGTCCAGCAGGCGTTCGTCGACAATTCGGCGCTGCAGTGTGGGTTCTGTATCCCCGGGATGATCATGCGCTCGAAAGCGTTACTGGAGGAGAACCCGTCACCGAGCGAGGCCGAGGTGCGCGAGGCGCTCTCGGACAACCTCTGTCGGTGCACCGGCTACAAGAAGATCGTCGAGGCGGTCCTCGACGCGTCGGAGCGAATGGCCGACCGCGGGGTGGCCGCGGACGGCGGGCGATCGTCCGACCGCGGTGACGACTGCCGCTGCGCCGGTGCCACCGGGAAGACCGGACCCGACTCGCGAGGTGAGACGCGTCGATGA